In Triticum aestivum cultivar Chinese Spring chromosome 5B, IWGSC CS RefSeq v2.1, whole genome shotgun sequence, the following proteins share a genomic window:
- the LOC123113984 gene encoding cellular nucleic acid-binding protein homolog — translation MDQVMVSPSPSASSGSGKSAGRAKSRSRSKSKSRSRSRSRSKSSSKSKSRSRSRSRSRSRSRSPRRDRLRSERSSRRSRSPPRRGRSPPRRSERRSYRDIICKNCRRPGHIARDCPSASTCNNCNLPGHFAAECTSKTVCWNCKKSGHIATECKNEALCHTCSKTGHMARDCPASGSNAKLCNNCFKPGHIAVDCTNDRACNNCRQPGHIARECKNDPVCNLCNVSGHLARACPKTTTLASEIHGGPFRDISCRMCGQPGHISRNCMATIICDTCGGRGHMSYECPSARVFDRGVRRF, via the exons GATCAAGTTATGGTGAGTCCATCACCAAGTGCCAGCAGCGGCAGTGGCAAGAGCGCGGGTAGGGCCAAGAGCAGGAGCAGAAGCAAGAGCAAGAgtaggagcaggagcaggagcagaagcaagagcagcagcaagagtaagagcaggagcaggagcaggagtcGCAGCCGGAGCAGAAGCCGAAGCCCTCGGCGAGATAGGCTGCGCAGCGAGCGTTCATCTCGCCGCAGCCGTAGCCCACCTCGTCGTGGTCGTAGTCCTCCTCGTCGCAGTGAACGTCGTAGCTACAG GGATATTATTTGCAAGAACTGCAGGAGACCTGGCCACATTGCTAGGGATTGCCCATCTGCTTCTACCTGCAATAATTGTAATCTTCCAGG GCACTTTGCAGCAGAATGCACTTCCAAAACAGTTTGCTGGAACTGCAAGAAGTCTGGGCACATTGCCACTGAATGCAAGAACGAGGCCTTGTGCCACACTTGCAGCAAGACGGGGCATATGGCGCGTGACTGTCCCGCCTCAGGGTCGAACGCCAAGCTATGCAACAACTGCTTTAAGCCGGGACACATCGCGGTCGACTGCACCAACGACCGCGCCTGCAACAACTGCCGCCAGCCAGGCCACATCGCCCGCGAGTGCAAGAATGACCCCGTCTGCAACCTCTGCAACGTGTCGGGCCACCTGGCCCGTGCCTGCCCGAAGACGACGACCCTGGCCTCGGAGATCCACGGGGGCCCCTTCCGCGACATCTCGTGCCGCATGTGCGGCCAGCCAGGCCACATCAGCCGCAACTGCATGGCGACTATCATCTGCGACACCTGCGGCGGCAGGGGCCACATGTCATACGAGTGCCCCTCGGCCAGGGTCTTCGACCGCGGCGTCCGCCGGTTCTGA
- the LOC123113985 gene encoding actin-depolymerizing factor 4, whose product MANASSGAGIHDDCKLRFVELKSKRMHRFITYRLENQKEVIVDQTGEREATYEDFTKTLPENDCRFAVFDFDFTTPEDVPKSRIFYIFWSPDTAKVRSKMTYASTNEKFKRTLDGIQIEMQATDPSEMSLDVIKERAH is encoded by the exons ATG GCAAACGCTTCATCAGGAGCTGGGATCCATGATGACTGCAAGCTGAGGTTCGTGGAGCTCAAGTCCAAGAGGATGCACCGCTTCATAACCTACAGGCTGGAGAACCAGAAGGAGGTCATTGTGGACCAAACTGGGGAGCGTGAGGCAACCTATGAGGACTTCACCAAGACCCTCCCTGAGAACGACTGCCGATTCGCAGTGTTTGACTTCGACTTCACCACCCCGGAGGATGTGCCAAAGAGCAGGATCTTCTATATCTTCTG GTCCCCCGACACGGCAAAGGTGAGGAGCAAGATGACGTACGCGAGCACCAACGAGAAGTTCAAGAGGACCCTGGACGGCATCCAGATCGAGATGCAGGCCACCGACCCCAGCGAAATGAGCCTCGACGTGATCAAGGAGCGCGCGCACTAA